In Cyprinus carpio isolate SPL01 chromosome A14, ASM1834038v1, whole genome shotgun sequence, a single window of DNA contains:
- the LOC109102126 gene encoding PHD finger protein 6-like gives MSGQRKGASVRLRKCAFCRTNQDKECGQLLVSENHRVAAHHKCMLFSSALVTSHSDSENIGGFSIEDVKKEIRRGNKLMCTSCHRPGATIGCDVKTCRRTYHYYCALWDKAQTKENPSQGIYLVYCRKHRDASQDGSGDEQGVAANDSDSSPPRSRGRGRFEKSRIRGVSRGQSDDTRSTSSQGNDDTESSSHRDRSPLRGSPSDSGLRCGFCHAGDEENETRGVLHSDNAKKVAAHYKCMLFSSGTVQLTTTSRAEFGNFDIKTVIQEIKRGKRMKCTLCAQLGATIGCEIKACVKTYHYHCGLQDKAKYIENMARGIYKLYCKNHSGNEERDEEDEERESRSKEKAAIDNRAEPPLQLNGN, from the exons ATGTCAGGACAGAGAAAGGGAGCTTCAGTACGTCTTCGAAAATGTGCCTTCTGTAGAACCAACCAGGACAAGGAGTGTGGACAATTACTGGTGTCTGAGAACCACAGGGTGGCAGCCCATCACAAGTGCATG CTTTTTTCATCAGCCTTGGTCACATCTCACTCAGACAGTGAAAACATTGGAGGCTTTTCTATTGAAGATGTTAAGAAGGAGATAAGAAGAGGAAATAAACTA ATGTGCACTTCCTGTCACCGGCCCGGTGCGACCATTGGCTGTGATGTAAAGACATGTAGGCGGACGTACCACTACTACTGCGCTCTTTGGGACAAGGCCCAGACGAAGGAGAATCCCTCCCAAGGCATCTACTT GGTTTACTGTCGCAAACACAGAGATGCCTCTCAAGATGGCAGTGGTG ATGAACAGGGAGTTGCAGCCAATGACTCGGATTCATCTCCACCGAGGAGCAGAGGCAGGGGGCGTTTTGAGAAAAGCAGAATCAGAGGCGTGTCACGCGGGCAGTCAGATGACACTCGATCCACCTCATCGCAAGGCAATGATGACACAGAGAGCTCCTCGCAT CGGGACCGGTCTCCTCTGAGAGGCAGCCCCAGTGATTCAGGCCTTCGCTGTGGCTTCTGTCATGCCGGTGATGAAGAGAATGAAACACGCGGTGTGCTCCACTCAGACAATGCCAAGAAGGTTGCTGCCCACTACAAATGCATG CTTTTTTCTTCGGGTACCGTCCAGCTAACCACCACCTCACGTGCCGAATTTGGGAATTTTGACATTAAAACGGTCATCCAGGAAATCAAGAGAGGAAAAAGAATG aAATGCACGCTGTGTGCGCAGCTTGGAGCCACCATTGGATGTGAGATAAAAGCCTGCGTAAAGACCTACCATTATCACTGTGGCCTGCAAGACAAGGCCAAATACATAGAGAATATGGCTAGAGGCATTTACAA GCTTTATTGTAAGAATCACAGTGGAAATGAGGAAAgggatgaggaagatgaggaaagAGAGAGTCGCAGTAAAGAGAAAGCTGCTATTGACAACAGAGCAGAACCTCCACTGCAGCTCAATGGCAACTAG